The stretch of DNA CCAGGATATTGAGATTAGTGCTTTTGTAGTTTCATTGTATAGACTAATCGTAAAAACTCTAAAGCATGCGTGGATAAAGATGACTATTAATTGTAGTTTCATTCGGGCGAGGACTCcaaaacatggttatgtttcctaccaGTCCATTGCTATTAGCTTCCAAATTAGCTAGATGCAGATCAACTTTAAACTCCTCAGTCACTTAAAGGCTTGCACTGCTATATTTTCTTTTATATAAATATACAGGAATTTTTTTATCAAATATTATTGATCTTCTACCAATTTTTTTTTACTGAACTGGCGTCAACTCTGAGGAATTTTATCTGTATTGGCCTATTGGGCATATGACTATATGACATCGCGCGCAGAAATATCATCACATGTGACTCATGTGGCAGTGTTACAAGGTGAGTGAAAGACATGACCAGATTTGTCATAACATATGGGCACTACAAATTACAAATACCAAAAGTTACACTTACAGTAATCTGAAGATCTGTAGGTGCTGTTCCAAGGTTGACATTATGGAGATCAGGCAATCCATGAAGCGCACATAGGTTCTTGTTAAGTGTCTCATTCATGAGTTGAGAAAGGATTGGCCTGCCAAATGTACTGTTTTCAAGATTGGAggaatccaaaacttcatgatgacGCAGAGACTTGTCTAGGCTACAAGTCCCAGCCTCAAGTGCCACCTCAACAGGCTGAGATGATAAAGCACACCATGCAGGGTTATTAGCATTCTCCGCCAGGCTAACCGTTTCTTCTTCCTACAGTAAATGGCATATCAGATGCACAAACTTTTACTCCAAAATATTCAATAGATCACGCAATAAAAAAAAATAGCAACGCACCAACAGAATGACAAGCAGATAAGTGTATTCACAGTCTCAATATGACTAAGAAGCAATTTCCAGGATATTGATTAGTGCTTCTGAACTTTTACTGTAAACAATAATCATACAAGCTCTAAATCATATATGGATTATGAATTGGGTATCTGGGTGTGGACTCTAAAACATGGTAATGTTTTTTACCAGGCCACTTCTAATGGCCAAATTAGCTAGATGCAGAATAACTATAAACTTCTCAATTACTTAAAGGCTTGCGCTGTTGCAGTTTTCTTTTTGTAAATACATAAGAATTCTATCAAATAGTATTGACTTTATGCCAATTGTTTACTCTGAAGTGGTTTCAACAAAGGTTATATTTAATCTGAAAAGTTCACATGTCTGTGATTTACCTGACCGGGATCATTCTGCTCAGTCTCACATGGACTATTCTTTGGGCGACATGGCGGGATCTTTGTCATGGGAGTTTTCGGACAAATACTTGCAGTAAATGCAGTAGATTCTTCATTAGCCATTTCTGCTTCGGACTTGTCCACCGGCCTTGTCTTCAATTGATAAAATATTTTGGAAACGACAAACTCCCCAACCTTTTCATTTTCCTCTACTCCCAGATGATACTGATGCATCACCCAGTCAGTTTTATCAGGTTTGCCACCTGTTTGTGAACCTTTGTACAGAACCAATATTTTTTTCCACCCTTTCATAACACCGTTGTCATATACGGGTTTTGATTTACCCGTCTTGTGCCATCTCACATGCTCATCAGAAGTGGTCCGATCACTGCTGCTGATCCTTCGACGCTTGCGCTGGCCACACCCATATGCATTTGAAATACTATGGAAGAAATGGGCACTGCTTCCATCTTTGTTTGTGCCTATAAAAATGAACAGGGCCTACTCAAAACATGAATAAACTAAAGAATCCAAAAACAACGTCAAATTGTCAACTAAAGGAATCCCCTACCAGGAAGATTTTCAGGATGTGAATAGCAGATCCCTGCATCATTCTCCACAGTTGGAATAAACTCATCGATGAACATGTGAGGCTTTGAACCTCCCACACCAATTTTTTCTTCTAAATGTTCGAGCAATTCTTGATCAGACGGATCAAACTTCACACCAGCAGGCAGCCCGGGCCACTGGATAGAAACCTACAAAAAATGAAATGCAGTGAATGGTTTTGTAGAATGTGTAACACTGTACCAATGAATGTGAGCTTAAATGAGTAGCGTTTTGCATGCATCTGTAATGCTGAAGCTTATGCGAGTTAATACAGCTCAAAGCCTTATATTGATGGAACAGGAGAAAGTTGTATAGTATCGACTGTTCCGTATTTCTTTTTTTGCTACCATCTGGAATACATCTATCTTAGAAAGCTACCAGCAGACGAATAAATAACCTATGAAGTATTCTGATAACATAAGCAGCTTTCCAGTAAGGGTGCACCAAAAAGTACAGAAGAGAAGTTTCCCGTACAAAGTACAAACTTATAAAGGTAGAAGGTGGTCACTAAAATAGTTTACATGTACTTACATCACTGTTATCAATGATATGTTTGCAGTTTGGGCATTCCCTGCATGCTTCTGCACCGACTTCACTTATCTGGCGATTAGAGCAGTGGGCATTTCTAACTTTCTTGGCAACACCCCTACAAGTTATAAGCCATGACCTGCATTAAAGGAAACACATTGGTGATTGGTAACAAGTTTTTCTCTTTGCAGGGATGATAACAAGTGCTTACATAGCAACATATTAATGTGAACATGATAATGTTATTTATAATGGTCAGCACGTAATACAGTGGTGCTACATGGTAAAAATGAGACTGCAGAACTTCAAGATTAATACGTCAATCAGGAAGGATATGGAAGTAGTGACAATCAGTAAGCTgtgtaacaagacattggaaatttcTATTGACGCCCTTTTTTTGGCGGGTGAATTGACGCCCTCTTTACACTGTTCTTAGAAAGTGAAACACTGACCAGACACTATTGACTGAACAATGCTAAGAACAGAGTGATGGGACAAACAAGCTATGTGCCGCAACGGAGTTACTGATCATGTGTTTGATATCTGTACTGGCCAATTAAGCTATAACATAACAGTTATAAGCTTAGACATATTAAGATAGCGAGCACTTCCAATGTCATCACATTGCTCTATCAATGACTCAATGTACCAGGGCAGGCTTTGCAAATGTACTAATGTGAACAAGATAATGTTATTCATAAAGGTCAGTACACAAGACAGCGGAGCTACATGGTAAAAATGAGACAGTAGCTTCAGAACTTGAAGATGTAATGTATCAATCAGGAACAATATGGAACGATTGACAATCAGTAAGCTGTATGTAACAAGACATTGGATATTCCAATTGACGTCCTGTTTACGCTGCTCTTAGAAAGCAAAACATTGACAGGACACTATTGACTGAACAATGCTACATAACAGAGTGATGAGAACAAACAAGCTATGTGCTGCAACCGCTGGATCTGATCATGTATTGGGTATCTGTATTGACCAATTAAGCTAGAACATAACTAAGCTTAGACATATTAAGAAAGCAAGCATTTTCAATGTCATAGCATTCCTCTATCAACGACTGGAGGTATCTGGGCGGGCAGGCTTTGCAAATGTACTGCTGCATCGCTACAGGAAAGTGAGCAATCGACGGACGGTACATTTCCTCCCTGCCGTGGGAAAGGAGGCCACTAGAGTGCTGAAATGTGGGCATCCGGAACAATCGGACAAGCCCTAAGCAACAGTGACAGAGTACAAGTAACTGAAGAAAGGGGGGAAGGGAGGTGGCGACCTTGCCATCGCGACCGGGTGTAAGGACGACCGATCGGAGCTCCGCGCGCGGATCGCCGCGACGATCGGCCAGCCCGACGAACCAGGATTCGGGAAACCCTAATcggccggcgcggcgcggcgcggcgggcggGTGCTTGCTGCTCCGGTCGGTCTCCTCCCCCGCGCTCGCTCTGCTCGGTCCAGTGGTGCCAAGTGGCCTCTGCTCCCCCGCCTACTCGCTAGTAATGGCGGCTGGAGGAAGGGTCGCGGTAGGAGAGGAGCGGCGAGCGAGGTCGGAAGGGACGAGGGACCTGTGTCCGACGCCTCCGCTCCGCGGTTTCCTCTCGCTTTTTCGCCTCGGGAAACCCCAAAATCCCCGCCCCGCTGCCGCAGTGGCCGTTGTGGTTTCCTTCCTTGGCAAGCCGAGCGCGGTCCCCCCACACAACACATTAATGCTCGGGCCGGGCGCTGGACTGGAACGCCCGTCTTCTCTAAATGGGCTGCAACGCGGCGCACCTCATACGATGTAGCCCAACCCACACCAGTCAAGCTATCCTGCTCTGCTCACAGTTGGGCCCAGACTGTAGTTGATCATATAAGACTGAATTTGCATGTGTCCCATCAATTCCTCTAAGTTCCTCTAAATCCCCTAAAAAAATCAATTCCTCTAAATTGACCCTGATGTTCTAAAAATAATAAAGAATAATTCCCTACAAAGATGTGTCCCAATAATTGTACATTCTAAACAAAAATGTGTCACACAAAAAATTATGCGCATCTATAAAACGTTAGGCTCACCTAAAAAAGAGGAATGGTTAGACTTCACTGACCTTACTCAGCTCGGGCACATAAATGTACTCATCAGTTTTTCACCAAATTTGTTCTTCTATATGAAAAGACTGAGCTTTTGTCGGTCACTAAAAGAAGTAAATCAGTTCTTTCCGGTATGGCCCTATTCGTTGATGGTTGCAA from Triticum dicoccoides isolate Atlit2015 ecotype Zavitan chromosome 6A, WEW_v2.0, whole genome shotgun sequence encodes:
- the LOC119316973 gene encoding uncharacterized protein LOC119316973 gives rise to the protein MARSWLITCRGVAKKVRNAHCSNRQISEVGAEACRECPNCKHIIDNSDVSIQWPGLPAGVKFDPSDQELLEHLEEKIGVGGSKPHMFIDEFIPTVENDAGICYSHPENLPGTNKDGSSAHFFHSISNAYGCGQRKRRRISSSDRTTSDEHVRWHKTGKSKPVYDNGVMKGWKKILVLYKGSQTGGKPDKTDWVMHQYHLGVEENEKVGEFVVSKIFYQLKTRPVDKSEAEMANEESTAFTASICPKTPMTKIPPCRPKNSPCETEQNDPGQEEETVSLAENANNPAWCALSSQPVEVALEAGTCSLDKSLRHHEVLDSSNLENSTFGRPILSQLMNETLNKNLCALHGLPDLHNVNLGTAPTDLQITKGENVSLVADAENTACCSLASQDVEVTSQAGTSLVESLLHHEVSDLHNANLGTPRDLQIAKEESVSLVDEAEKWCGLASQAVDVAFHAGTSLDESLRCHEVLDSFDHEKSLTFDRPIYSQGRDGGLENNLYSLNGLPDLQGVDFGTPIDDLQGLQFYSQESLGSWLERM